One Nicotiana sylvestris chromosome 12, ASM39365v2, whole genome shotgun sequence genomic window carries:
- the LOC104241283 gene encoding probable methyltransferase PMT20 — MKHKDGKPYQSDKSSWKVPMALTVVVLCGLSFYLGGIFCSEKERYVAEDVSKVVETPSGTATRAVQVKAISFPECSADFQDYTPCTDPKRWHKYGKHRLTFLERHCPPSFERQECLVPPPDGYKSPIRWPKSRDECWYRNVPYDWINKQKSNQHWLKKEGEKFLFPGGGTMFPNGVGSYVDLMQDLIPQMKDGTIRTAIDTGCGVASWGGDLLDRGILTVSLAPRDNHQAQVQFALERGIPAILGIISTQRLPFPSNSFDMAHCSRCLIPWTEFGGVYLLEIHRILRPGGFWVLSGPPVNYQHRWRGWNTTIEEQKSDYDKLQELLTSMCFKLFNKKDDIAVWQKLSDSNCYKKLDNPDNYPSKCDDGTEPDSAWYTPLRPCVVVPNPSAKKLKLDTLAKWPERLHVAPERVSDVRGGSAGAFKHDDDKWKVRAKHYKKLLPAIGTDKIRNVMDMNTLYGGFAAAVIDAPVWVMNVVSSYAPNTLPVVYDRGLIGTIHDWCEAFSTYPRTYDFLHLDGLFSAESHRCEMKYVLLEMDRILRPNGYTIIRESSYFVDAIATMAKGMRWSCRKEETEYGVEKEKVLICQKKLWYSKQSS; from the exons ATGAAGCATAAAGATGGAAAACCATATCAATCAGATAAAAGTTCATGGAAAGTTCCCATGGCATTAACAGTTGTGGTATTGTGTGGGCTTTCTTTTTACCTCGGAGGAATTTTTTGCTCCGAGAAGGAGAGATATGTAGCTGAGGATGTTAGCAAAGTAGTTGAAACTCCCAGTGGAACTGCTACAAGAGCTGTTCAGGTCAAAGCGATTTCCTTTCCCGAATGCAGTGCTGACTTTCAGGACTATACTCCATGCACAGATCCAAAG AGATGGCACAAATATGGTAAACATCGGCTAACTTTCTTGGAACGCCATTGCCCTCCTAGTTTTGAAAGGCAGGAATGCTTGGTACCCCCGCCAGATGGCTATAAATCGCCAATCAGATGGCCAAAGAGCAGAGATGAATGTTGGTATAG GAATGTTCCGTATGATTGGATTAACAAACAAAAGTCCAATCAACATTGGCTTAAAAAAGAAGGGGAGAAGTTCCTCTTCCCTGGTGGTGGTACAATGTTTCCCAACGGAGTCGGTAGCTATGTTGATTTGATGCAAGATTTGATTCCGCAGATGAAAGATGGGACAATCCGAACTGCCATTGATACCGGATGTGGG GTGGCAAGCTGGGGAGGTGATTTACTAGATCGTGGAATTTTAACAGTCTCTCTTGCCCCAAGGGACAATCACCAGGCTCAGGTTCAGTTTGCTCTGGAACGTGGAATTCCTGCAATTCTGGGCATCATTTCTACACAGCGTCTTCCTTTCCCTTCAAATTCTTTTGATATGGCTCATTGCTCAAGATGCCTAATTCCATGGACTGAATTCG GTGGAGTTTACCTTCTTGAGATACATCGTATACTCCGACCTGGCGGTTTCTGGGTCCTTTCTGGCCCTCCGGTGAACTATCAACATCGTTGGAGAGGATGGAATACCACCATTGAGGAGCAAAAATCGGATTACGATAAGTTGCAAGAGTTgctaacatcaatgtgcttcaaATTATTCAACAAGAAGGACGACATTGCAGTGTGGCAGAAGTTGTCCGACAGTAACTGCTATAAGAAGCTTGATAATCCCGACAACTATCCATCAAAATGTGATGATGGTACTGAACCTGATTCAGCATGGTACACTCCTCTTCGGCCTTGTGTGGTTGTGCCAAATCCATCTGCTAAGAAACTCAAGTTGGACACTCTCGCCAAGTGGCCGGAAAGGTTGCATGTTGCTCCGGAACGTGTTTCTGATGTTCGTGGAGGTAGTGCTGGTGCCTTCAAACATGACGATGATAAATGGAAGGTTCGGGCGAAGCACTACAAGAAGTTGCTCCCCGCGATTGGGACCGACAAGATCAGAAATGTAATGGACATGAACACCTTGTATGGAGGTTTTGCTGCTGCTGTGATTGATGCTCCGGTGTGGGTCATGAATGTGGTTTCATCTTACGCTCCAAATACACTTCCTGTGGTCTACGATAGGGGTCTTATCGGAACAATTCATGACTG GTGTGAGGCTTTCTCAACATATCCTCGGACATACGATTTCCTTCATCTTGATGGCCTCTTCTCTGCTGAAAGTCATAG ATGTGAGATGAAGTATGTTCTGCTGGAAATGGACCGTATTTTGCGACCCAACGGATACACAATAATCCGAGAATCCAGCTATTTCGTAGATGCTATTGCTACTATGGCTAAGGGCATGAGATGGAGCTGTCGTAAGGAGGAAACCGAATACGGCGTAGAGAAGGAGAAGGTATTGATTTGCCAAAAGAAGCTCTGGTATTCAAAGCAAAGTTCATGA
- the LOC138882677 gene encoding uncharacterized protein: MAAPPNFEGGQLTYKPLRFTGQYYGWWKTRMHDFIMAKNSKLWDIICDGPHVPMNKLGETGLMVSKYRKEYNDIDRKVVEKNYHAKKILVCGIGPDEYNRVSACDSAKKYGKYCKPHMKELLRNKLVRKIISVLPGSWESKVNGITEAKDIQTLTMDELIGNLKTYEMKRKKDSERREPKKKKNLVLKDENSDSSKEDSDMAYLTKRFQKMVRRNGGILKRALAALGDSSSESEREPDAENSSIMVVETEATKYDSLFVLMAQSNDDEEDENDEVNFRDVQRNLKSYSSKKLRSLANVLIDAYYSLINDKEISTIELGDTEQSRDDLVVYVVDLNETTANLEKKGSFE, from the exons ATGGCTGCTCCACCCAACTTTGAGGGAGGACAATTAACCTACAAACCTCTTAGATTCACTGGTCAGTACTACGGCTGGTGGAAGACTCgtatgcatgattttataatggcCAAAAACTCAAAACTATGGGACATCAtctgtgatggtccacatgttccaATGAATAAGCTTGGAGAAACTGGACTAATGGTGTCGAAATACAGAAAAGAGTACAATGATATTGACAGAAAAGTTGTAGAAAAAAACTATCatgccaagaaaatcttggtatgtggtataggacctgatgagtacaacagagtcTCAGCTTGTGATTCTGCCAAGAAATATGGGAAGTATTGCAAACCGCACatgaaggaactactcag AAataagcttgtaaggaaaattaTCAGTGTTTTACCTGGTTCTTGGGAGAGTAAGGTGAATGgcatcactgaagctaaagatatacaaactctaaccatggatgagttgatcggtaatctgaagacatacgagatgaaaagaaagaaagacagtgaaaggagagagccaaagaagaaaaagaacttGGTGCTCAAGGATGAAAACAGTGACTCAAGTAAAGAAGATAGTgatatggcctatcttactaaaaggtttcaaaagatggttcgaagaaatggtggtatacTAAAAAGG GCTCTTGCTGCTTTGGGAGACTCCTCTAGTGAATCAGAAAGGGAACCAGATGCAGAAAATAGCTCCATAATGGtagtggaaactgaagcaacgaAATATGACTCACTGTTTGTGCTGATGGCTCAATCTAACGATGATGAAGAGGATGaaaatgatgaggtaaattttagggatgttcagagaaatctgaaatcgtactcttctaagaagttaaggtcattagcaaatgttctaattgatgCATATTATAGCCTTATTAATGATAAGGAGATCTCGACCATAGAGCTAGGAGATactgaacaatctagagatgatttgGTGGTCTATGTAGTGGATCTAAATGAGACCACagctaatcttgaaaaaaaaggaagttttgaatga